A single Vicinamibacterales bacterium DNA region contains:
- a CDS encoding glucoamylase family protein, whose protein sequence is MTIADPPVELTPPIPLTTSQLESHAARIAATHAVSDDPRRARPLLPKLEKSGARLDEAYLFLSAAARPDEQPVGAEEWLRDNHHIVQDQVRDVRQHLPRKYYLELPKLAAGGFEGYPRVYLLARELIAHTAGRIDLETITDFTSAYQRIAPLTIGEIWAVPIMLRLALVEELDRLAGGVVDARRRRAVAKEWHGRLSSTDQWDERSIAPVLDSGRDEDGRLAPAFVVELLQWLRDQPATAAAFSHALHRALEAQDDSAEEMLRLEHQREAADQLAIGNAITSMRLLSSIDWTVFFERTSLVERILREDPAGAYPLMDFPTRDRYRHAVEGLAKRAGVSENAVAQTVLDCAAEARQHDPAHDRRHHVGYYLISRGRFELEKAIHYRPTGTERFARFFFAHPALGYLATIAVMTAVGIASLLLYAERHGAGAGALFWIGLVLLIPMSELAISILHLVLTNQIPPRPLPKLRLDEIPPELRTMVVVPAMITSARRVDELVADLEVRFLGNRHDNLHFALLTDFADADARALPWDEALLSQARECIAQLNARYGSGRFYLFHRERRWNPAEGRWMGWERKRGKLVEFNRLLRGGTGTSFIVSDGDLSVLPTVRYVITLDSDTQLPMNAASRLIGTLAHPLNKPRFDPSVGRVTEGYGVLQPAIAVDLVSANRTRFAQVFSGHVGIDPYTTAFSDVYQDLFHEGSYVGKGIYDVEAFEAALAGRVPENRLLSHDLFEGSYARTALCTDILLVDDYPAQYLAFASRQHRWVRGDWQIMRWVWRTVPDAGGRTVRNVLPVTPRWKIFDNLRRSLLAPSLIVLLAAGWTVLPRGPLAWTSVALLVFAFPVLAQLARSLTSRVRGVPLVRHVAGELPALALSAQQTILWIALQLHQAVLMLDAIIRTLWRLLVTRRRLLEWVAADRFAGMSLTPAKVLRSMWHSPVLALAMMAVVTAAAPDRLPAAVPFILLWFCSPALVLASGQPTPDPRQRIDDSQRAALRMIARRTWLFFEELFGPGDHWLIPDNYQENRAELIAHRTSPTNIGLQLISTFAAYDFGYLSAAGVIARLEPAFGTLLKLQRYRGHFYNWYDTRTLMPLVPEYVSSVDSGNFAGYLLATRMGLLQLSAEPRIHVRALDGIRDALNLCAECLADAAGTTASPAARALADELKALNKVLLQRPETETDWRTLLTGVDDHLSSLGIAFREVEDSAMTPADESAVASAAVWLEKAAAALADHRASLQMEAADVQELAERAERLAGLADDLVEEMDFEFLYDRERGLFSIGYNVVDGRLDRSFYDALASEARLTSFVAITTGQIAPEHWFRLGRSLTPTGTERALLSWSGSMFEYFMPLLVMRAYPGTLLDETYRAVIARQVHYASTRNVPWGISESAYYAHDLDKNYQYRAFGVPGLGLKRGLADDLVIAPYASALAAPLVAGDVLKNLERLRDLGMSGRYGFYEAIDFTPARVPEKSDRGIVLRTYMAHHQGMTLAALDNALHDYPMQRRFHDDPRVQSADLLLQERIPHQVPLKNAPIELVDRIPSARDAVSASARVYLTPHTLSPRCHTISNGSYVVMVTNAGGGYSQRQQTALTRWREDITRDAWGSFCYIRDLDSRLVWSTTYLPVAREPDEYECTFAPDRAVFRRVDGDIETRTEIVVSPEDDVELRRVSVTNLGTSPRRLDLTSYAEVVLAPGDADLAHPAFSNLFVETRSVPGRDALIATRRPRSGTDRRYLVHLLSGRGPGAPDAQFETDRAKFIGRGGSLERPLAMTARTLSNTTGAVLDPIVSLRRGVRLAPGATARLTFTTGYAETEAAALGLIDKYADRRAIARAIALAAAYVPIELRHLGLTMEDTFAFQRLGGRLLIGDPRLRDLEAVERNRCGQRDLWKFGISGDLPIALVRVTDDTGLPLVADLLKAHEYLRRKGLVFDLVVLNEHAVTYLQSLHETLERTIESSPEHGLKDTPGGVFLRRADLMSKDDQLLLRAAARVAMDAAEGRLRNQLARPHVPFVPEPTRTDVSDRQRAVAAAAGAAAPAAAGDLEFFNGSGGFASDGREYVVRTGTALPPVPWTNVIAHETFGFACTESSAGYTWSGSSHDNRLTPWNNDPVADAAGEAVFIRNEETGAFWSATPLPAGAGQPYQTRHGQGYSVYEHTRNGIASELTLFVPRADPAKIFRLALRNTGTAPLRLSVTLYVEWVLGENRSRTATHVVTAADPDTGAVLATNRFRPEFASHVGVLDLWCETAGARTFTGDRTEFIGRNGSLARPAALGRDQLSNRVGAGHDPCGAIRVQLDLDPLEERVVLGLIGDVDDAANARGLVERFRDRTAVDAALAAVRAFWDGLLGTVTVRTPDRAMDLIVNRWLLYQTVACRIWGRSAFYQSSGAFGFRDQLQDTLAALAASPSIVRDHLLRAAGRQFVEGDVQHWWHEPGGQGVRTRFSDDRLWLPYATLHYLAATGDAAVLEEQVPFLAGRILDPDEHEAYERPTVAAETASLYEHCLRAIDISLATGSHGLPLMGTGDWNDGMSLVGAGGKGESVWLGWFLVSILRPFADLSASRGDAARAARYREFAATLAGAVEAAWDGDWYRRAYFDDGTPLGSKENAECQIDAIAQSWAVICGAGDPARARQAMASVDDRLVREEDGLVLLLTPPFDRMEPSPGYIRGYLPGVRENGGQYTHAALWNVLAFATLGDGDRAFEMFSLLNPVNHGRTPEEVMRYRAEPYVVAADVYSAPPHTGRGGWTWYTGSAGWMHRVAVEAILGINIRNGALHIDPCIPGTWREFEVVFAPPGAHYRIQVDNPEGVCRGVVRLEVDGTPVTGDIPILRDGASHDVRVILGG, encoded by the coding sequence GTGACGATCGCCGACCCGCCGGTTGAGCTAACGCCGCCGATCCCCCTCACCACGAGCCAGCTCGAGTCGCACGCGGCCCGGATCGCCGCCACCCACGCCGTCTCGGATGATCCGAGACGCGCGCGTCCGCTGCTCCCGAAGCTGGAAAAGAGCGGGGCACGACTCGATGAGGCCTATCTCTTCCTGTCGGCCGCCGCTCGTCCGGACGAACAGCCGGTCGGCGCGGAGGAGTGGCTCCGTGACAACCATCACATCGTCCAGGACCAGGTCCGGGATGTCCGTCAGCACCTGCCGCGGAAGTACTACCTCGAACTGCCAAAGCTGGCCGCGGGAGGCTTCGAGGGGTACCCGCGCGTCTACCTGCTCGCGCGCGAGCTGATTGCGCACACGGCCGGGCGGATCGATCTCGAGACCATCACCGACTTCACCTCCGCGTATCAGCGGATCGCGCCGCTCACCATCGGAGAGATCTGGGCCGTGCCGATCATGCTCCGGCTGGCCCTGGTCGAGGAGCTTGACCGTCTGGCCGGGGGCGTCGTCGACGCGCGTCGACGGCGTGCGGTGGCGAAGGAGTGGCACGGCCGGCTGTCGTCGACCGATCAATGGGACGAACGCAGCATCGCTCCGGTCCTGGACAGCGGCCGCGACGAAGACGGCCGCCTGGCGCCGGCGTTCGTCGTCGAGCTGCTGCAGTGGCTGCGCGACCAGCCCGCCACGGCCGCCGCGTTCTCGCACGCGCTGCATCGGGCGCTCGAGGCGCAGGACGATTCGGCCGAGGAGATGCTGCGGCTCGAGCATCAGCGCGAGGCCGCCGACCAGCTGGCGATCGGCAACGCGATCACGAGCATGCGGCTGCTCTCCTCGATCGACTGGACCGTCTTCTTCGAGCGGACCAGCCTGGTCGAGCGGATCCTGAGAGAAGACCCGGCGGGCGCGTACCCGCTGATGGACTTCCCGACCCGCGACCGCTACCGGCATGCGGTCGAAGGCCTCGCCAAGCGCGCCGGGGTCTCCGAAAACGCGGTGGCGCAAACCGTCCTGGATTGCGCGGCGGAGGCGAGGCAGCACGACCCCGCGCACGACCGTCGTCACCACGTCGGTTACTACCTGATCTCCCGCGGCCGCTTCGAGCTGGAGAAGGCGATCCACTACCGCCCGACCGGGACGGAGCGTTTCGCCCGATTCTTCTTCGCGCACCCGGCGCTGGGCTATCTGGCGACCATCGCGGTGATGACCGCGGTGGGCATCGCCAGCCTGCTGCTCTATGCCGAACGCCATGGGGCCGGGGCCGGCGCGCTCTTCTGGATCGGATTGGTGCTGCTGATTCCGATGAGCGAACTGGCGATCAGCATCCTGCACCTGGTGCTCACGAACCAGATCCCGCCGCGCCCGCTCCCCAAGCTGCGGCTGGACGAGATCCCGCCGGAGCTGCGCACCATGGTCGTCGTGCCGGCCATGATCACGTCGGCGCGGCGCGTCGACGAGCTGGTCGCCGACCTCGAGGTCCGCTTTCTCGGGAATCGCCACGACAATCTGCACTTCGCGCTGCTCACCGACTTCGCCGACGCCGACGCCCGGGCGCTGCCGTGGGACGAGGCGCTGCTCTCGCAGGCGCGCGAGTGCATCGCGCAGTTGAACGCGCGGTACGGCAGCGGGCGCTTCTATCTCTTCCACCGCGAGCGGCGATGGAACCCTGCCGAAGGCCGGTGGATGGGATGGGAGCGCAAGCGCGGCAAGCTCGTGGAGTTCAACCGGCTCCTGCGCGGCGGCACCGGCACCAGCTTCATCGTCAGCGACGGCGACCTCAGCGTTCTGCCGACGGTGCGCTACGTCATCACGCTCGACTCCGATACGCAGCTGCCGATGAACGCCGCGTCGCGGCTGATCGGCACGCTGGCGCACCCGCTGAACAAGCCGCGCTTCGATCCCTCCGTCGGACGGGTGACGGAGGGCTACGGCGTGCTGCAGCCCGCTATCGCCGTCGATCTCGTCAGCGCCAATCGGACCCGGTTCGCGCAGGTGTTTTCCGGACACGTCGGCATCGATCCGTACACGACCGCGTTCTCCGACGTGTATCAGGACCTGTTTCACGAGGGGAGCTACGTCGGCAAGGGCATCTACGACGTCGAGGCGTTCGAGGCCGCGCTGGCGGGGCGCGTTCCGGAGAATCGGCTCCTGAGCCACGACCTGTTCGAGGGCTCGTACGCGCGGACCGCGCTCTGCACCGACATCCTGCTCGTCGACGACTACCCGGCGCAGTACCTGGCGTTCGCGTCCCGCCAGCACCGGTGGGTGCGCGGCGACTGGCAGATCATGCGCTGGGTGTGGCGAACGGTGCCGGATGCGGGCGGGCGCACGGTCCGCAACGTCCTGCCGGTCACCCCGCGGTGGAAGATCTTCGACAACCTCCGGCGCAGCCTGCTGGCGCCCTCGCTGATCGTCCTGCTCGCGGCGGGATGGACCGTGCTGCCCCGCGGCCCGCTGGCGTGGACTTCGGTCGCGCTGTTGGTTTTCGCGTTCCCGGTCCTGGCGCAGCTCGCGCGCTCGCTGACCAGCCGTGTCCGCGGCGTGCCGCTCGTCAGGCACGTCGCCGGCGAACTGCCCGCCCTCGCCCTGAGCGCGCAACAGACCATCCTGTGGATCGCGCTTCAACTCCACCAGGCGGTCCTGATGCTCGACGCGATCATCCGGACCCTCTGGCGGCTGCTGGTCACCCGGCGACGGCTGCTCGAATGGGTCGCCGCAGACCGCTTCGCCGGCATGAGCCTCACGCCGGCGAAGGTCCTGCGATCGATGTGGCACAGCCCGGTGCTTGCGCTGGCGATGATGGCCGTCGTCACCGCCGCCGCTCCGGACCGCCTGCCGGCCGCCGTTCCATTCATCCTGCTGTGGTTCTGCTCTCCTGCGCTCGTGCTCGCGTCCGGCCAGCCGACTCCGGACCCGCGCCAGCGCATCGACGACAGTCAGCGGGCGGCCCTGCGGATGATCGCCCGTCGTACGTGGCTGTTCTTCGAAGAGTTGTTCGGGCCGGGCGATCACTGGTTGATTCCGGACAACTATCAGGAGAACCGCGCCGAGCTGATCGCGCACCGGACCTCGCCCACCAACATCGGCCTGCAGCTGATCTCCACGTTCGCCGCCTACGACTTCGGCTACCTGAGCGCTGCCGGCGTCATCGCACGCCTGGAGCCCGCCTTCGGAACGCTGCTCAAGCTGCAGCGCTACCGGGGTCACTTCTACAACTGGTACGACACGCGCACCTTGATGCCGCTGGTGCCGGAGTACGTCTCGAGCGTGGACAGCGGAAATTTCGCCGGCTATCTGCTCGCGACCCGCATGGGGCTGCTGCAACTGAGCGCCGAGCCCCGCATCCACGTGCGCGCCCTCGACGGCATACGCGACGCGCTCAACCTGTGCGCCGAGTGCCTCGCGGACGCGGCCGGGACGACTGCCTCGCCGGCCGCGCGGGCGCTCGCCGACGAGCTGAAGGCACTGAACAAAGTGCTGTTGCAGCGGCCGGAGACCGAGACTGACTGGCGGACGCTGCTGACGGGCGTCGACGATCACCTCTCGAGCCTCGGGATCGCGTTTCGCGAGGTCGAGGACTCGGCGATGACGCCCGCCGATGAGAGCGCGGTGGCGAGCGCCGCTGTCTGGCTGGAGAAGGCGGCCGCCGCGCTCGCCGACCATCGCGCGTCTCTGCAGATGGAAGCGGCGGACGTGCAGGAGCTCGCCGAACGCGCCGAGCGCCTCGCCGGGCTGGCCGACGATCTCGTCGAAGAGATGGATTTCGAGTTCCTCTACGATCGAGAGCGCGGGCTGTTCTCGATCGGCTACAACGTCGTCGACGGCCGCCTCGACCGATCGTTCTACGATGCGCTCGCCTCGGAAGCGCGTCTCACCAGCTTCGTCGCGATCACCACCGGACAGATCGCGCCGGAACACTGGTTCAGGCTCGGACGATCGCTGACACCGACCGGCACCGAACGCGCGCTGCTCTCGTGGAGCGGGTCGATGTTCGAGTACTTCATGCCCCTGCTCGTGATGCGCGCCTACCCGGGGACGCTGCTCGACGAGACCTACCGCGCCGTGATCGCCCGGCAGGTGCACTACGCTTCGACTCGCAACGTTCCCTGGGGGATCTCCGAGTCGGCCTACTACGCGCACGATCTCGACAAGAACTACCAGTACCGCGCGTTCGGCGTGCCCGGTCTGGGCCTCAAGCGAGGGCTGGCCGACGATCTGGTGATTGCCCCCTACGCCAGCGCCCTGGCCGCGCCGCTCGTCGCCGGCGATGTCCTGAAGAATCTGGAGCGGTTGCGCGACCTCGGCATGTCGGGCCGGTACGGCTTCTACGAGGCGATCGATTTCACGCCGGCCCGCGTGCCTGAGAAGAGCGACCGCGGCATCGTCCTGCGGACCTACATGGCGCATCACCAGGGCATGACGCTGGCGGCGCTCGACAACGCCCTCCACGACTATCCGATGCAGCGCCGCTTTCACGACGACCCGCGGGTTCAGTCGGCGGATCTGCTGCTCCAGGAGCGAATTCCGCACCAGGTTCCCCTGAAGAACGCGCCGATCGAGCTGGTCGATCGCATCCCGTCCGCTCGCGACGCCGTCAGCGCCTCGGCACGCGTCTACCTGACACCGCACACCTTGAGCCCGCGATGCCACACGATCTCGAACGGATCGTACGTGGTCATGGTGACCAATGCGGGAGGCGGGTACAGCCAGCGGCAACAGACGGCGCTGACGCGCTGGCGCGAAGACATCACCAGGGACGCCTGGGGCAGCTTCTGCTACATCCGTGACCTCGACTCGAGGCTGGTCTGGTCAACCACCTATCTGCCGGTCGCCCGCGAGCCGGATGAGTACGAGTGCACCTTCGCGCCCGATCGCGCGGTGTTCCGCCGCGTCGACGGCGACATCGAAACCCGCACCGAGATCGTCGTCTCTCCCGAGGACGACGTCGAGCTGCGGCGTGTGTCGGTGACCAATCTCGGCACGTCTCCACGGCGGCTGGACCTGACCAGTTACGCCGAGGTCGTGCTCGCGCCGGGCGACGCGGATCTCGCCCATCCGGCCTTCAGCAACCTGTTCGTGGAGACGCGCAGCGTCCCGGGACGCGACGCGTTGATCGCGACACGCCGGCCGCGCTCCGGCACGGACCGGCGGTACCTCGTCCACCTGCTCAGCGGACGAGGACCGGGAGCGCCGGACGCGCAGTTCGAAACCGATCGCGCGAAGTTCATCGGCCGCGGCGGAAGTCTCGAGCGGCCGCTGGCGATGACGGCACGAACGCTGTCGAATACCACCGGAGCGGTGCTCGACCCGATTGTCAGCCTGCGCCGCGGGGTCCGGCTTGCCCCGGGCGCGACCGCGCGGCTCACCTTCACGACCGGGTATGCGGAGACCGAGGCGGCCGCGCTCGGCCTCATCGACAAGTATGCCGACCGGCGGGCCATCGCGCGCGCCATCGCGCTCGCCGCCGCCTACGTGCCCATCGAGCTGCGGCATCTCGGCCTGACCATGGAGGACACGTTCGCCTTCCAGCGTCTGGGTGGGCGGCTCCTGATCGGCGATCCGCGGCTGCGCGACCTGGAGGCGGTCGAGCGGAATCGCTGCGGCCAGCGCGACCTGTGGAAGTTCGGGATCTCCGGCGACCTGCCGATTGCGCTGGTGCGCGTCACCGACGACACCGGCCTGCCGCTCGTGGCCGATCTGTTGAAAGCGCACGAATACCTGCGCCGCAAGGGCCTGGTCTTCGATCTCGTCGTCCTCAACGAGCATGCGGTCACGTATCTTCAGAGCCTTCACGAGACGCTCGAGCGGACGATCGAGAGCAGCCCCGAACACGGATTGAAGGACACGCCCGGCGGAGTGTTCCTGCGCCGGGCCGATCTCATGTCGAAGGACGACCAGCTGCTCCTGCGCGCGGCCGCGCGGGTCGCCATGGACGCCGCCGAGGGCCGCTTGCGCAACCAGCTTGCCCGTCCCCACGTGCCGTTCGTGCCGGAACCCACGCGCACCGACGTATCCGATCGGCAGCGCGCAGTCGCTGCCGCGGCGGGGGCCGCGGCGCCCGCAGCGGCCGGCGATCTCGAGTTCTTCAATGGATCCGGAGGATTCGCCTCCGACGGGCGCGAGTACGTCGTGCGCACCGGGACGGCGCTGCCGCCCGTGCCGTGGACGAATGTGATCGCGCACGAGACGTTCGGCTTCGCGTGCACCGAGTCCAGTGCCGGCTACACGTGGTCGGGCAGCAGCCACGACAACCGCCTGACGCCATGGAACAACGACCCGGTTGCGGACGCCGCCGGCGAGGCGGTGTTCATTCGTAACGAGGAGACCGGCGCGTTCTGGTCGGCGACGCCGCTGCCGGCCGGGGCCGGCCAGCCCTACCAGACGCGGCACGGTCAGGGGTACAGCGTCTACGAGCACACCCGGAATGGGATCGCCTCGGAGCTGACGCTGTTCGTGCCGCGCGCCGATCCCGCGAAGATCTTCCGCCTCGCCCTCAGGAACACGGGAACGGCTCCGCTGCGGCTCTCCGTCACCCTCTACGTCGAGTGGGTCCTGGGCGAGAACCGCTCGCGCACGGCGACGCACGTCGTGACCGCCGCCGATCCCGATACCGGCGCGGTGCTTGCCACCAATCGCTTCCGTCCCGAGTTCGCCAGCCACGTCGGCGTTCTCGACCTCTGGTGCGAAACAGCCGGGGCGCGAACATTCACCGGCGATCGAACCGAGTTCATCGGCCGGAACGGCTCGCTCGCCCGGCCGGCCGCGCTCGGGCGCGACCAGCTCTCGAACCGCGTCGGCGCCGGTCACGATCCGTGCGGCGCGATCCGGGTGCAGCTCGATCTCGATCCCTTGGAAGAACGCGTGGTGCTCGGGTTGATCGGCGACGTCGACGATGCGGCGAACGCTCGAGGGCTGGTCGAGCGATTCAGGGATCGCACGGCCGTCGACGCGGCGCTTGCCGCTGTCCGCGCGTTCTGGGACGGGCTGCTCGGCACGGTGACCGTCCGGACGCCGGACCGCGCGATGGATCTGATCGTGAACCGCTGGTTGCTGTACCAGACGGTCGCCTGCCGCATCTGGGGGCGGTCCGCGTTCTACCAGTCGAGCGGCGCCTTCGGCTTCCGCGACCAGCTCCAGGACACGCTCGCCGCCCTCGCCGCCTCCCCCTCCATCGTCCGCGACCATCTGCTCCGCGCCGCCGGACGCCAGTTCGTCGAAGGAGACGTCCAGCACTGGTGGCACGAGCCCGGCGGTCAGGGCGTGCGCACCCGATTCTCGGACGACCGGCTCTGGCTGCCGTACGCGACGCTGCACTACCTGGCCGCGACGGGCGACGCCGCGGTGCTCGAGGAGCAGGTGCCGTTTCTCGCCGGCCGCATCCTCGACCCGGACGAACACGAAGCATACGAGCGCCCGACCGTCGCCGCCGAGACCGCATCGCTCTACGAGCACTGCCTCCGCGCCATCGACATCAGCCTCGCGACCGGTTCGCACGGTCTGCCGCTGATGGGAACCGGCGATTGGAACGACGGAATGAGCCTGGTCGGCGCCGGGGGCAAGGGAGAGAGCGTCTGGCTCGGATGGTTCCTCGTGTCGATCCTGCGCCCGTTCGCGGATCTGAGCGCGTCGCGCGGCGATGCGGCCCGCGCCGCGCGCTATCGCGAGTTCGCCGCAACCCTCGCCGGTGCCGTCGAGGCGGCATGGGACGGCGATTGGTACCGCCGCGCCTATTTCGACGATGGCACGCCGCTCGGGTCGAAGGAGAACGCGGAGTGCCAGATCGACGCGATCGCGCAGTCATGGGCGGTGATCTGCGGCGCCGGCGATCCGGCGCGGGCGCGGCAGGCGATGGCGTCGGTCGACGACCGGCTGGTGCGCGAAGAGGATGGCCTGGTGCTCCTGCTGACGCCGCCATTCGACAGAATGGAACCGAGCCCCGGCTACATTCGCGGCTACCTGCCCGGCGTGCGGGAGAACGGCGGCCAGTACACCCACGCGGCGCTGTGGAACGTCCTCGCCTTCGCGACGCTTGGCGACGGCGACCGCGCGTTCGAGATGTTCTCCCTGCTGAACCCGGTCAACCACGGACGCACGCCCGAGGAAGTGATGCGCTACCGCGCCGAACCGTACGTCGTGGCGGCGGACGTCTATTCGGCGCCGCCGCACACCGGCCGCGGCGGCTGGACCTGGTACACCGGTTCAGCCGGCTGGATGCATCGCGTGGCGGTCGAGGCGATACTCGGGATCAACATCCGCAACGGTGCGCTGCACATCGATCCCTGCATCCCCGGAACGTGGCGCGAGTTCGAAGTCGTGTTCGCACCGCCCGGCGCACACTACCGCATTCAGGTGGACAACCCCGAGGGCGTCTGCCGCGGTGTCGTCCGGCTGGAGGTCGACGGCACCCCGGTGACGGGTGACATTCCGATCCTGCGGGATGGGGCGTCTCACGACGTGCGCGTGATCCTGGGCGGCTAG